Proteins from a genomic interval of Diospyros lotus cultivar Yz01 chromosome 6, ASM1463336v1, whole genome shotgun sequence:
- the LOC127804963 gene encoding uncharacterized protein LOC127804963 isoform X3 → MLSIGEHESGSGANQIGNLQRAGATRWGSHYDSVKSIINMYSATCKVLEYLKVHCPKASSRAEVRGAYRHFACFEFVFNLLLMHRIMRITDVLCQTLQKKSLDILVAMRYVSTAKHILQELREEGWEEFLQEVKGFCSTHNICVPNLDSSYLIGRCSDETTFEHHYHFDVFNEAIDFVLMELSTRFNDKSIELLSLSVALDPKNSFESFNSDDICTLAKKFYPEDFSSQDILALEYELRYYVQDVIPEQKFQVSTLAELCQELIESGRSDTYIMITRLIRLVLTLPVSTATTERAFSTMKLLKTALRNKMEDDFLADCMSLYIERELALTIDVDSVVDEFFVSKARRAQV, encoded by the coding sequence ATGTTGAGTATTGGAGAGCATGAGTCTGGAAGTGGAGCCAATCAAATAGGTAATTTGCAACGCGCTGGAGCAACACGTTGGGGTTCTCATTATGATTCTGTAAAAAGTATCATAAACATGTACTCTGCAACTTGCAAGGTGCTTGAATATCTTAAAGTCCATTGTCCAAAAGCAAGTTCTCGAGCTGAAGTTCGTGGCGCTTACAGGCACTTTGCATGTTTTGAATTTGTGTTCAACTTGCTTTTAATGCATAGAATTATGAGAATAACTGATGTTCTTTGTCAAACCCTTCAGAAAAAATCTCTAGACATTTTGGTTGCTATGAGATATGTTTCTACTGCAAAACATATCCTTCAAGAACTGAGAGAAGAAGGTTGGGAAGAGTTTCTTCAGGAAGTAAAAGGTTTTTGTTCAACACACAACATTTGCGTACCGAACTTAGATTCTTCGTATCTGATTGGTCGTTGTAGTGATGAGACTACATTTGAGCACCATTATCACTTCGATGTTTTCAATGAAGCAATAGATTTCGTATTGATGGAATTAAGTACACGATTTAATGATAAATCAATAGAACTCCTTTCTCTCAGTGTGGCTTTGGATcctaaaaattcatttgaatcaTTCAATAGTGATGATATTTGTACGCTTGCAAAGAAGTTCTATCCTGAAGATTTTAGCAGTCAAGATATTCTTGCTTTAGAATATGAGTTGCGGTATTATGTTCAGGATGTGATTCCTGAACAAAAGTTTCAAGTATCTACACTTGCTGAATTGTGCCAGGAATTAATCGAGAGTGGAAGGTCAGATACATACATTATGATAACTAGATTGATTCGTCTTGTATTGACATTACCTGTTTCTACTGCAACTACTGAGCGGGCATTTTCAACAATGAAACTTTTGAAGACGGCACTTCGTAACAAAATGGAGGATGATTTCCTTGCTGATTGTATGTCACTCTACATTGAAAGAGAACTTGCTCTCACAATAGATGTAGATTCTGTTGtagatgaattttttgtttcaaaagcTCGTCGAGCACAAGTTTAG
- the LOC127804964 gene encoding kinase-interacting protein 1-like produces the protein MLQRAASNAYSWASHVRTKQSTWLKQSLQDMEEKVQSVLKLIEEDGDSFAKRAEMYCKKRPELIHFVEESYQAYQALAERYDHISTELQHANTTIATVFPERVQFAMDEEDGYGSPRVSKNIPKSLASNVLKVPSFHRRDLNGLQTTSSKKQEAAKSSKASNKIAPKTGSSKSETVEEINKLQKEILILQTEEEFEKSSYEGGLAKYWEIENWISELQERVFSLQEEFSEGKVIEDDEAWILKAKAALQSCQETLAQWQQKQEKTTKGSGADFKRIENAWEKLNSSKHKFNPDQQADEENPNNKYESANTGGKPQILNSKVGSVTNEGQELDMLIEKTIEHSEVDSKEFLTVKEMEEKNDDLANKVINLESAVSSETALVHGLRRKTDGLQEKIQTLEDEKSGLVDGTNNLTVDDKLNRIQDLNQNVETQNSLLQTHFTEAYSSLHHLSEKLHCMKPDEELTGSFLADKSSVRVKPPEEMEKQEYFPALDDSSRSSGRLKLALTEDKNGHIINLSVNSQGEKVKEKSQLHSNADMNIIYEKQEDTKSLKAVDKHGILQTEDNVINTQPQEVAIEKEEEPDLQGMLLNQLEDRENFLTEYTTLLRNYKGMRKKLSEVENKSRQSISEMTLQLREQRSTIAMRDREILTLHQKLKLLHEIFNENMYPKEDNRMLSTLLDDQNTKPVTTEELKVNGALEIPPAMKEEEEEDIKLIPTNQPQLISPIEEKLRTSIDALLDEHLDFWFRFSASYHQVQKFESWFLDLKAELAEVQGKNVKGGTKTYIKSDPQPIHKHLTEIQTELTLWIEQSASLKDELWSRFSSLHSIREEIMKALKEGAEEEEIKFTSHEAAKFNGEVLNMQQENNKVRKELQAGLDRVTTLQQEILRTLTKLKDEFRLFESNNNCRTKLRHLKNQSQVPLGSFIFRSKRDKRLSVSSCIQIRKYCDLRASPPM, from the exons ATGTTGCAGAGAGCTGCAAGCAATGCATATTCATGGGCAAGCCATGTTAGGACCAAGCAATCGACATGGCTCAAACAAAGCCTTCAAG ACATGGAAGAAAAAGTGCAGAGTGTGCTTAAACTCATTGAGGAAGATGGAGATTCTTTTGCAAAGAGGGCAGAAATGTACTGCAAGAAAAGGCCAGAGCTGATACACTTTGTGGAAGAATCTTACCAAGCTTATCAAGCCTTGGCTGAGCGATATGACCACATATCCACAGAATTGCAACACGCCAACACCACCATTGCTACTGTTTTCCCTGAAAGAGTCCAGTTTGCAATGGATGAAGAAGACGGTTATGGTTCTCCTAGAGTATCAAAGAATATTCCAAAGTCCTTGGCAAGTAATGTGCTCAAGGTTCCAAGTTTTCACAGGAGAGATTTGAATGGTCTCCAAACAACATCCTCAAAGAAACAGGAGGCTGCAAAGTCATCAAAAGCATCAAATAAGATTGCTCCTAAAACTGGTTCAAGCAAGTCTGAGACAGTTGAAGAGATTAACAAGCTTCAGAAAGAAATCTTAATCCTGCAAACTGAGGAGGAGTTTGAGAAGAGCTCTTATGAAGGTGGGCTTGCAAAGTACTGGGAAATTGAGAACTGGATCTCAGAATTGCAAGAGAGAGTGTTCAGCTTACAAGAAGAATTCAGTGAGGGAAAGGTCATTGAGGATGATGAAGCTTGGATTTTAAAGGCAAAAGCAGCTTTGCAATCATGTCAAGAGACATTGGCTCAGTGGCAGCAGaaacaagagaaaacaaccaaAGGTTCAGGGGCAGATTTCAAAAGGATTGAGAATGCTTGGGAAAAACTGAACTCCTCCAAGCACAAATTTAATCCAGATCAACAAGCTGATGAAGAAAATCCAAATAACAAATATGAATCTGCAAACACGGGAGGAAAACCACAAATCTTGAACTCAAAAGTAGGCAGTGTCACCAATGAGGGCCAAGAATTGGACATGTTGATAGAGAAGACTATAGAGCATTCGGAGGTGGATTCCAAAGAATTTTTGACTGtgaaagaaatggaagagaagaaTGATGACCTTGCAAATAAGGTCATTAACCTGGAAAGTGCAGTTTCATCTGAGACTGCTCTTGTACACGGGTTAAGGAGAAAAACTGATGGTCTTCAAGAAAAAATTCAGACCTTGGAAGACGAAAAGTCAGGTCTAGTTGATGGCACAAACAATTTGACAGTGGACGACAAGTTGAATAGGATTCAAGATCTAAACCAGAATGTTGAAACCCAGAACAGCCTCCTTCAGACACATTTCACTGAAGCTTATTCTAGTCTTCATCACCTGTCTGAGAAACTGCATTGCATGAAACCTGACGAAGAGCTGACAGGGTCATTTCTAGCAGACAAGTCCTCAGTTAGAGTTAAGCCACCAGAAGAGATGGAGAAACAAGAATATTTTCCAGCTCTAGATGATAGTTCCAGGAGCTCTGGTAGATTGAAATTAGCACTGACGGAGGATAAAAATGGACACATAATCAATCTGTCTGTCAACAGTCAAGGAGAAAAGGTCAAAGAAAAAAGTCAGTTGCACTCAAATGCTGACATGAATATAATTTATGAGAAACAAGAAGACACAAAATCACTCAAGGCTGTTGATAAACATGGCATATTGCAAACTGAAGATAATGTTATAAATACTCAACCACAGGAGGTGGCAatagagaaagaggaagaaccagacttgcagggaatgctcctgAACCAGCTTGAGGATAGAGAAAACTTTCTGACAGAATATACTACATTATTGAGAAATTACAAGGGCATGAGGAAGAAGCTCAGTGAGGTAGAAAATAAAAGTAGACAGAGCATCTCCGAAATGACGTTGCAGCTAAGAGAACAGAGGAGTACCATTGCCATGAGGGACAGGGAGATTCTGACCTTGCATCAGAAACTGAAGCTTCTGCATGAAATTTTCAATGAAAATATGTATCCAAAAGAAGACAACAGGATGCTGTCTACTCTATTGGATGATCAAAATACTAAACCTGTCACAACTGAGGAGCTGAAGGTaaatggagccttagagattcCTCCAgcaatgaaagaagaagaagaagaagatatcaaGTTAATTCCAACCAATCAGCCTCAACTCATCTCGCCAATAGAAGAAAAGCTCCGAACGAGTATTGATGCATTACTGGATGAACATCTGGATTTCTGGTTTAGATTCAGTGCTTCATATCACCAGGTACAGAAATTTGAGTCCTGGTTCCTGGATTTAAAAGCTGAACTAGCAGAAGTTCAGGGAAAAAATGTAAAGGGAGGCACTAAAACATACATAAAATCAGATCCCCAGCCAATACACAAGCACCTTACTGAAATACAGACAGAACTGACACTCTGGATAGAACAAAGTGCATCACTTAAAGATGAATTGTGGAGCAGATTCTCATCTTTGCACAGCATCCGAGAAGAAATAATGAAAGCGTTGAAGGAAggtgcagaagaagaagaaataaagttCACTAGTCATGAAGCTGCAAAGTTCAATGGTGAAGTATTGAACATGCAACAAGAGAACAACAAGGTTAGGAAAGAACTGCAAGCGGGTTTAGATCGCGTAACTACACTTCAGCAAGAAATTTTGAGGACCCTCACAAAGTTAAAAGATGAATTCAGACTCTttgaatcaaataataattGTCGAACAAAATTAAGGCACTTGAAAAACCAGTCGCAGGTTCCTCTAGGGTCATTTATCTTCAGGAGTAAACGAGATAAAAGATTATCAGTTTCCTCCTGTAtccaaataagaaaatactGTGATCTTAGAGCTAGCCCTCCAATGTAA
- the LOC127804963 gene encoding uncharacterized protein LOC127804963 isoform X1 codes for MRGQGYDGANDMRGTWNELQALFLRDYPYAYYVHCFAHRLTLALISAAKDVSVIWEFFSHLDNVIKIINYSSQCISELQSAQRKEVEHMLSIGEHESGSGANQIGNLQRAGATRWGSHYDSVKSIINMYSATCKVLEYLKVHCPKASSRAEVRGAYRHFACFEFVFNLLLMHRIMRITDVLCQTLQKKSLDILVAMRYVSTAKHILQELREEGWEEFLQEVKGFCSTHNICVPNLDSSYLIGRCSDETTFEHHYHFDVFNEAIDFVLMELSTRFNDKSIELLSLSVALDPKNSFESFNSDDICTLAKKFYPEDFSSQDILALEYELRYYVQDVIPEQKFQVSTLAELCQELIESGRSDTYIMITRLIRLVLTLPVSTATTERAFSTMKLLKTALRNKMEDDFLADCMSLYIERELALTIDVDSVVDEFFVSKARRAQV; via the coding sequence ATGAGAGGTCAAGGATATGATGGTGCTAATGATATGCGTGGTACTTGGAATGAACTTCAAGCATTATTTCTTAGAGATTATCCATATGCATACTATGTTCACTGCTTTGCTCACAGGTTAACACTAGCATTGATTTCTGCAGCTAAGGATGTCAGTGTTATTTGGGAATTCTTTTCTCATTTGGATAAtgttatcaaaattattaattattcttctCAGTGCATTAGTGAGTTGCAGAGTGCTCAAAGAAAAGAAGTTGAGCATATGTTGAGTATTGGAGAGCATGAGTCTGGAAGTGGAGCCAATCAAATAGGTAATTTGCAACGCGCTGGAGCAACACGTTGGGGTTCTCATTATGATTCTGTAAAAAGTATCATAAACATGTACTCTGCAACTTGCAAGGTGCTTGAATATCTTAAAGTCCATTGTCCAAAAGCAAGTTCTCGAGCTGAAGTTCGTGGCGCTTACAGGCACTTTGCATGTTTTGAATTTGTGTTCAACTTGCTTTTAATGCATAGAATTATGAGAATAACTGATGTTCTTTGTCAAACCCTTCAGAAAAAATCTCTAGACATTTTGGTTGCTATGAGATATGTTTCTACTGCAAAACATATCCTTCAAGAACTGAGAGAAGAAGGTTGGGAAGAGTTTCTTCAGGAAGTAAAAGGTTTTTGTTCAACACACAACATTTGCGTACCGAACTTAGATTCTTCGTATCTGATTGGTCGTTGTAGTGATGAGACTACATTTGAGCACCATTATCACTTCGATGTTTTCAATGAAGCAATAGATTTCGTATTGATGGAATTAAGTACACGATTTAATGATAAATCAATAGAACTCCTTTCTCTCAGTGTGGCTTTGGATcctaaaaattcatttgaatcaTTCAATAGTGATGATATTTGTACGCTTGCAAAGAAGTTCTATCCTGAAGATTTTAGCAGTCAAGATATTCTTGCTTTAGAATATGAGTTGCGGTATTATGTTCAGGATGTGATTCCTGAACAAAAGTTTCAAGTATCTACACTTGCTGAATTGTGCCAGGAATTAATCGAGAGTGGAAGGTCAGATACATACATTATGATAACTAGATTGATTCGTCTTGTATTGACATTACCTGTTTCTACTGCAACTACTGAGCGGGCATTTTCAACAATGAAACTTTTGAAGACGGCACTTCGTAACAAAATGGAGGATGATTTCCTTGCTGATTGTATGTCACTCTACATTGAAAGAGAACTTGCTCTCACAATAGATGTAGATTCTGTTGtagatgaattttttgtttcaaaagcTCGTCGAGCACAAGTTTAG
- the LOC127803150 gene encoding uncharacterized protein At4g38062 produces the protein MEKVLEELDEAKAEIENLKVELKIKVELSESLKRAHNEQLTKIQEAKAKTEKQAQELNEKEDEISITKKNYNELKSRMKEKEATIKYLSSAIDKLHMNCDENRRKWEEETRELAMALDDANSRNMDQEQQLHAYKEEVKDLKSLLSASEKKCVEAGKKAKVTKELRQRDDLLLKLEESNGKVENQLKWKKEQFEHLEEAHEKLKGQFQASKKEWEVEKSTLLDEISTLETNLDSQTRILEDLQSRLQMCNQALAHEESRRKYLEVQLSETKTCFNNVFAECQEAKSKIECLTDQRDKDIASLRDLLGTKEMLHKEMQYQLERLEQENKELHLSLKELREPHIQEAGTSSSLLKLRNKLKALENMHRDCSKYLRAKEAEWTSRLEKMSGELTDCKSELESKDTVIKEFKKELETCRSLIMHLGLQNEEQSFMLLLLKSGINEARLKLADEMANMNLENSQREEKVSLLIEQLDMKSTALAKAQRNIEEQSTEMGYLLRRVESLSLIEQQQLQLQDELVRQKEMLKETAKSQLCLKEQALQMMESDLRKAHDALNRANNELDEKFCEGNELEFELQIWKSIAEHLKANLEENQQTRRQLEVSLLAEVEVEFTLKQEKESLAHDLEEKERTLEDLQRQLILFDGKLEKESLLPSTKEEERISNGLHKEIESLEEDSVRRELEGATLAHIFAERTYEHEKDYFQRLLDERGKKIDDLHQLLMSMEERFKSVTLSLSSQLAEKQAELNLLQETWDEIGTAQALKEVEIQEKTLVIAELEDEFTNFQKKLQSQQKNLSSLREEREAMAADLKAKQLEIKKLSSDLRTSDTIVEKLETEKRSLLEDVKKLSSQRESVLDFVGSLLDRLTELSLEDIQLMGIWEKIMQNFDDDSIGMALKGSDDPFDPLKENMVFHYSHPIKRGESTVHERLPFRALNN, from the coding sequence ATGGAAAAGGTCTTGGAAGAGCTAGATGAAGCTAAGGCTGAGATTGAAAACCTGAAGGTGGAACTTAAAATAAAAGTGGAACTGTCTGAGAGCCTGAAGAGAGCCCACAATGAACAACTTACTAAAATTCAAGAAGCAAAGGCAAAAACTGAGAAGCAAGCTCAAGAACTGAACGAGAAGGAAGATGAAATATCTATCacaaagaaaaattacaatgaaCTAAAGTCCAGAATGAAGGAGAAAGAGGCCACCATTAAGTATCTTAGTTCTGCAATTGATAAACTTCACATGAATTGTGATGAGAACCGCAGAAAATGGGAAGAAGAAACCCGGGAGCTGGCAATGGCTTTAGATGATGCTAATTCGAGAAACATGGATCAAGAGCAACAACTTCATGCCTATAAGGAAGAGGTTAAAGACCTTAAATCTCTCTTATCTGCTTCAGAGAAAAAGTGTGTTGAAGCAGGTAAAAAGGCCAAAGTGACCAAAGAGCTGAGGCAAAGAGATGATTTGTTACTCAAGTTAGAGGAGAGTAACGGGAAGGTTGAAAATCAGCTCAAATGGAAGAAGGAACAATTTGAGCATCTAGAAGAGGCCCATGAAAAGCTTAAAGGTCAATTTCAAGCAAGCAAGAAGGAATGGGAGGTGGAGAAATCCACATTACTTGATGAGATTTCCACACTGGAAACAAATTTAGACTCTCAGACCAGAATATTAGAAGACCTTCAAAGCCGGTTGCAAATGTGTAACCAAGCTCTAGCTCATGAAGAGAGCCGAAGAAAGTATCTGGAAGTTCAGCTTTCTGAAACCAAGACATGCTTTAACAATGTTTTTGCTGAGTGTCAGGAAGCAAAGTCAAAAATCGAATGTCTGACTGATCAAAGAGACAAAGATATTGCAAGTCTAAGGGACTTGTTAGGCACAAAGGAGATGCTTCACAAAGAAATGCAATACCAACTTGAAAGACTTGAGCAAGAGAACAAGGAGCTCCACTTATCCCTTAAAGAACTGCGGGAACCTCATATTCAGGAGGCAGGAACTTCTTCTTCACTGTTGAAGCTTCGGAATAAGCTCAAAGCATTGGAGAATATGCACAGAGACTGTTCCAAATATCTCAGAGCCAAAGAAGCTGAGTGGACCTCTCGGTTGGAGAAAATGTCAGGGGAATTGACCGACTGCAAGTCTGAGTTGGAGAGTAAAGATACAGTAATAAAGGAATTCAAGAAGGAGTTGGAAACTTGCCGTTCTTTGATCATGCACTTAGGGTTGCAGAATGAAGAGCAATCCTTTATGCTATTGTTGTTGAAATCGGGAATTAATGAAGCTCGGTTAAAGCTTGCTGATGAGATGGCGAATATGAACCTGGAAAACTCACAGAGAGAGGAGAAGGTTTCTCTTCTTATAGAACAGTTAGACATGAAGAGTACTGCACTTGCTAAAGCTCAAAGAAATATTGAAGAACAGAGTACTGAGATGGGTTATTTGTTGAGAAGGGTCGAGTCTTTGAGTCTTATAGAACAACAACAGCTTCAATTGCAGGATGAGCTTGTGAGACAGAAGGAAATGCTCAAGGAAACAGCCAAAAGCCAACTTTGCTTGAAGGAGCAAGCTTTGCAGATGATGGAGAGTGATCTGAGAAAGGCTCATGATGCCTTAAACAGGGCAAACAATGAATTGGATGAGAAGTTCTGTGAAGGAAATGAACTTGAATTTGAATTGCAGATATGGAAATCTATTGCTGAACACTTGAAAGCCAACCTTGAAGAAAACCAGCAAACTCGTAGACAACTAGAAGTTTCTCTTCTTGCAGAGGTAGAGGTTGAGTTCACTCTCAAACAAGAGAAGGAAAGCCTTGCACATGATctggaagagaaagagagaacacTAGAAGATCTTCAAAGACAGCTCATATTATTTGATGGAAAACTTGAGAAAGAAAGCCTTCTGCCGAGCacaaaagaagaggaaagaatATCCAATGGTCTCCATAAAGAGATCGAGAGTCTGGAGGAAGATTCGGTGAGAAGAGAACTGGAAGGTGCAACTCTTGCACACATCTTCGCAGAAAGAACCTATGAACATGAGAAAGACTATTTCCAGAGACTTCTAGATGAGAGAGGCAAAAAAATAGATGATCTCCATCAGCTTCTAATGTCAATGGAGGAGAGGTTTAAAAGTGTAACGTTATCTCTTTCATCACAACTAGCCGAGAAGCAAGCTGAACTTAATCTGCTCCAAGAAACTTGGGATGAGATTGGAACAGCTCAGGCTCTGAAGGAGGTAGAAATACAAGAGAAAACACTGGTGATTGCTGAACTAGAAGATGAATTCACTAACTTCCAGAAGAAACTGCAATCACAGCAGAAGAACTTGTCCAGTTTAAGAGAGGAAAGAGAGGCTATGGCGGCTGACCTGAAAGCCAAACAGTTAGAAATAAAGAAGCTATCATCAGACCTAAGAACATCAGACACCATTGTCGAAAAGCTAGAAACTGAAAAGAGATCACTACTTGAGGATGTGAAGAAGTTGTCATCTCAAAGAGAGAGCGTGCTTGATTTTGTCGGGAGCCTATTGGACAGGTTAACCGAGCTCTCTCTCGAAGACATTCAGCTCATGGGAATTTGGGAGAAGATTATGCAGAACTTTGATGATGATAGTATAGGGATGGCCTTGAAAGGGAGTGACGACCCCTTTGATCCTCTGAAAGAGAATATGGTATTCCATTACTCTCATCCTATTAAAAGAGGTGAAAGCACTGTTCACGAAAGACTGCCATTCAGAGCTCTCAACAATTAG
- the LOC127804963 gene encoding uncharacterized protein LOC127804963 isoform X2: MRGQGYDGANDMRGTWNELQALFLRDYPYAYYVHCFAHRLTLALISAAKDVSVIWEFFSHLDNVIKIINYSSQCISELQSAQRKEVEHMLSIGEHESGSGANQIGNLQRAGATRWGSHYDSVKSIINMYSATCKVLEYLKVHCPKASSRAEKKSLDILVAMRYVSTAKHILQELREEGWEEFLQEVKGFCSTHNICVPNLDSSYLIGRCSDETTFEHHYHFDVFNEAIDFVLMELSTRFNDKSIELLSLSVALDPKNSFESFNSDDICTLAKKFYPEDFSSQDILALEYELRYYVQDVIPEQKFQVSTLAELCQELIESGRSDTYIMITRLIRLVLTLPVSTATTERAFSTMKLLKTALRNKMEDDFLADCMSLYIERELALTIDVDSVVDEFFVSKARRAQV; encoded by the exons ATGAGAGGTCAAGGATATGATGGTGCTAATGATATGCGTGGTACTTGGAATGAACTTCAAGCATTATTTCTTAGAGATTATCCATATGCATACTATGTTCACTGCTTTGCTCACAGGTTAACACTAGCATTGATTTCTGCAGCTAAGGATGTCAGTGTTATTTGGGAATTCTTTTCTCATTTGGATAAtgttatcaaaattattaattattcttctCAGTGCATTAGTGAGTTGCAGAGTGCTCAAAGAAAAGAAGTTGAGCATATGTTGAGTATTGGAGAGCATGAGTCTGGAAGTGGAGCCAATCAAATAGGTAATTTGCAACGCGCTGGAGCAACACGTTGGGGTTCTCATTATGATTCTGTAAAAAGTATCATAAACATGTACTCTGCAACTTGCAAGGTGCTTGAATATCTTAAAGTCCATTGTCCAAAAGCAAGTTCTCGAGCTGAA AAAAAATCTCTAGACATTTTGGTTGCTATGAGATATGTTTCTACTGCAAAACATATCCTTCAAGAACTGAGAGAAGAAGGTTGGGAAGAGTTTCTTCAGGAAGTAAAAGGTTTTTGTTCAACACACAACATTTGCGTACCGAACTTAGATTCTTCGTATCTGATTGGTCGTTGTAGTGATGAGACTACATTTGAGCACCATTATCACTTCGATGTTTTCAATGAAGCAATAGATTTCGTATTGATGGAATTAAGTACACGATTTAATGATAAATCAATAGAACTCCTTTCTCTCAGTGTGGCTTTGGATcctaaaaattcatttgaatcaTTCAATAGTGATGATATTTGTACGCTTGCAAAGAAGTTCTATCCTGAAGATTTTAGCAGTCAAGATATTCTTGCTTTAGAATATGAGTTGCGGTATTATGTTCAGGATGTGATTCCTGAACAAAAGTTTCAAGTATCTACACTTGCTGAATTGTGCCAGGAATTAATCGAGAGTGGAAGGTCAGATACATACATTATGATAACTAGATTGATTCGTCTTGTATTGACATTACCTGTTTCTACTGCAACTACTGAGCGGGCATTTTCAACAATGAAACTTTTGAAGACGGCACTTCGTAACAAAATGGAGGATGATTTCCTTGCTGATTGTATGTCACTCTACATTGAAAGAGAACTTGCTCTCACAATAGATGTAGATTCTGTTGtagatgaattttttgtttcaaaagcTCGTCGAGCACAAGTTTAG